In a genomic window of Fusobacterium sp.:
- a CDS encoding phosphate ABC transporter substrate-binding protein, producing the protein MQKKLIKMLLGAAVFGLSFGTLTAEEFKAQIMFNGSSSLAPVISKISTDFIEENVTWDKVDPSFPNKNIAIYVSSGGSGAGVKSVIEKVSDFGMVARQVKDSEKAKFPEYREFVVASDALTVSVNNENPILKYTKEIDGETLRKIFSGEYKYWNDIDKRLEKKEIIVVTRDLGGGAHEVFQNVIMGKTDVKDDAIQAPSMGALAAKLVENKYAIGYASFGMYNQNKDKITALVVDGAAPTVENIVSGTYKIQRPLLFIKNGEPTPQEKAFIDYIFSEKGMDAVSKSGYIPVK; encoded by the coding sequence ATGCAAAAAAAATTAATAAAAATGCTTTTGGGAGCTGCAGTATTTGGATTATCTTTTGGAACTTTGACTGCAGAAGAATTTAAAGCACAAATAATGTTCAATGGATCTTCTTCACTAGCTCCTGTTATTTCAAAAATATCTACTGATTTTATAGAGGAAAATGTAACTTGGGATAAAGTAGACCCTAGCTTCCCTAATAAAAATATAGCTATTTATGTATCTTCTGGTGGGTCAGGAGCTGGAGTTAAGAGTGTAATTGAAAAAGTAAGTGATTTTGGAATGGTAGCTAGACAAGTAAAAGACAGTGAAAAAGCTAAATTTCCTGAATACAGAGAGTTTGTAGTAGCATCAGATGCTTTAACAGTATCAGTTAATAATGAAAACCCAATATTAAAATATACAAAAGAGATAGATGGGGAAACTTTAAGAAAAATATTTTCTGGAGAATATAAATACTGGAATGATATAGACAAAAGACTTGAAAAGAAAGAAATCATAGTTGTGACTAGAGATCTTGGCGGAGGAGCTCATGAAGTATTCCAAAATGTAATCATGGGAAAAACTGATGTAAAAGATGATGCTATTCAAGCACCTTCTATGGGAGCTCTGGCAGCAAAATTAGTAGAAAACAAATATGCTATTGGATATGCTTCATTTGGTATGTACAACCAAAATAAAGATAAAATAACTGCATTAGTTGTAGATGGTGCAGCACCAACTGTTGAAAATATTGTATCAGGTACATATAAAATTCAAAGACCTCTATTATTTATTAAAAATGGAGAACCTACTCCTCAGGAAAAAGCATTTATTGATTATATATTTTCAGAAAAAGGAATGGATGCTGTAAGTAAAAGCGGTTATATTCCTGTAAAATAG
- the pstC gene encoding phosphate ABC transporter permease subunit PstC translates to MLFWKKYDKIFADILKIAALVSFFMISFIIIFILKESLPLFKEIGLKEFILGKRWKPVSASGQYLGILPIISATLYVSFTAVLIALPVGIGCSIFLSCVLPLRIRNILKPYVDILAGVPSVIYGFMGLVIIVKFFENMGMATGETVLAGGILLSIMILPFMISVCEENMGETKERYEKISDAMGVAKWYMVSEIILPLSFKSIIISIILSMGRAMGETMAVMMVIGNAPIFPKLMGKAQTISSLIALEMGMAEVGSLHYSALFASGFILMMMIFCINIFINYLKKKFL, encoded by the coding sequence ATGCTGTTTTGGAAAAAATATGATAAAATATTTGCTGACATATTAAAAATTGCAGCATTAGTATCTTTTTTTATGATTTCCTTTATAATAATTTTTATATTAAAAGAGAGTCTTCCTCTATTTAAAGAAATTGGATTAAAGGAATTTATTTTAGGAAAAAGATGGAAACCTGTGTCTGCAAGTGGGCAGTATTTAGGAATACTTCCCATTATATCTGCTACTCTTTATGTTTCTTTTACAGCTGTTCTTATTGCACTTCCTGTTGGCATAGGTTGCAGTATTTTTCTTTCATGTGTACTTCCTCTAAGAATCAGAAATATATTAAAACCTTATGTAGATATACTGGCTGGAGTTCCTTCAGTTATCTATGGGTTTATGGGGCTTGTAATAATTGTAAAATTTTTTGAGAACATGGGAATGGCTACAGGAGAAACAGTTCTTGCTGGTGGAATACTTCTTTCTATTATGATACTTCCTTTTATGATATCTGTATGTGAAGAAAATATGGGAGAAACAAAAGAAAGGTACGAAAAAATATCTGATGCAATGGGAGTAGCTAAATGGTATATGGTGAGTGAAATAATACTTCCTCTTTCTTTTAAAAGTATAATCATAAGTATAATATTGTCAATGGGAAGAGCTATGGGAGAAACTATGGCAGTAATGATGGTAATAGGAAATGCTCCTATTTTCCCTAAGTTAATGGGAAAAGCTCAAACTATATCTTCATTGATAGCTCTAGAAATGGGAATGGCAGAGGTAGGAAGTTTACATTATAGTGCTTTGTTTGCTTCAGGATTTATTTTAATGATGATGATATTCTGTATCAATATATTTATAAATTATCTGAAGAAGAAATTTCTCTAG
- a CDS encoding PstA family ABC transporter permease has product MRLKENIIRIWAYGSGLLVIFLVLYIFGYIFWKGYNTINWEFITDVPKGMILGTEGGIAPAIIGSFLSTGIACAIAGIFGICTGIHLEFYTENKKIKAMIQTIIQCMGGVPSIVLGLFGYTMFVLHLGLGRSIISGGLTLGIMIFPVVETRIEKAFREVDKNLIKASYSMGISKVYTIMKIVIPLCRDRIISALILAFGYAVGATSPIMFCMAVINSPVSFDITKPSMSLSYHLYILLTQGISTEKAYGTAFVLMLVLLSVIILSQILLRKRK; this is encoded by the coding sequence ATGAGGCTAAAAGAAAATATAATAAGAATATGGGCATATGGAAGCGGACTTCTAGTAATATTTCTTGTGCTCTATATATTTGGATATATATTTTGGAAGGGATATAATACTATAAACTGGGAATTTATTACAGATGTTCCTAAAGGAATGATACTGGGAACTGAAGGAGGAATAGCCCCAGCTATTATAGGAAGTTTTCTTTCTACAGGTATTGCCTGTGCTATAGCAGGTATCTTTGGAATCTGTACAGGAATACATTTAGAGTTTTATACTGAAAATAAAAAAATAAAAGCAATGATACAGACGATAATACAATGTATGGGAGGAGTCCCTTCAATAGTATTGGGGCTGTTTGGGTATACAATGTTTGTATTGCATTTAGGACTGGGGAGGTCAATAATTTCTGGAGGTCTGACATTGGGGATAATGATATTTCCAGTGGTGGAAACGAGAATAGAAAAAGCATTCAGAGAAGTAGACAAAAATTTAATAAAAGCATCATATTCTATGGGGATATCAAAAGTATATACTATAATGAAAATTGTTATACCACTATGCAGAGACAGAATAATATCAGCTCTTATTTTAGCATTTGGATATGCTGTGGGAGCTACATCTCCAATAATGTTCTGCATGGCTGTAATAAATTCTCCAGTATCCTTTGATATAACAAAACCATCAATGTCTCTTTCATATCATCTGTATATACTTTTGACTCAGGGTATATCCACTGAGAAAGCATATGGAACAGCTTTTGTATTGATGCTGGTATTACTTAGTGTGATTATACTTAGTCAGATACTTTTAAGAAAAAGGAAGTGA